The nucleotide window TTCCATAAGTATTTTGGTGAACATACGTATGAGATTGGTTGGGTATTCAATCCAAAATATTATAATAGAGGGTATGCATCTGAAGCAGCATATTCTATATTAAAATATGGGTTTGAGACGATGAAATTACATAGAATTATAGCGACTTGTCAGCCTGAGAACATTCCATCATATCGCATTATGGAAAAAATAGGTATGAGGAGAGAAGGTTTTTTCAAAAAATGTATACCACATGGAAACGAATGGTGGGATGAATATTATTACGCAATCTTACAGGAAGAATGGAAATCTTAAATTGTGTATTGTCATCTGTTTTTAACTCAGCCAAGCGAGTTCATTATTGATTTCAAAGAGTGAAGTTTTTATTAGCGGTAATTAATTGGATTTATAAGGGCTTACAAGGAGTTTGAGTATTTTTTTGAGGACTATAGTTCATAGTAAAAAAAGGAATCTGAAGAGAATAAATTTACATTTTACCTCTATCCAAAATACTTTGTCAATAATAAATTTGTAAATTCTTTAAAAAATGTTATAATAGACTTACAATTGTTTTTTTCGTATTTCGTATTTCGTATTTCGGATTCGGCTGTACTTTTTTTGCAGATAGAATTTGGATACGTTTTTTTTTATCTATTTTTAACCGAAAAAATTAAACAGTTGTGTGAGCTTTAAATGAATTCCACAAGGAGGACT belongs to Solibacillus sp. FSL R7-0682 and includes:
- a CDS encoding GNAT family N-acetyltransferase yields the protein MNITTDRLIIRNFTYDDWLDVHSYTSDTNVMKYIPEGVLTSEDAKKFVKENSSQDAKYFPVLLKKDHTLIGHIVFHKYFGEHTYEIGWVFNPKYYNRGYASEAAYSILKYGFETMKLHRIIATCQPENIPSYRIMEKIGMRREGFFKKCIPHGNEWWDEYYYAILQEEWKS